The following coding sequences lie in one Bacteroides helcogenes P 36-108 genomic window:
- a CDS encoding S-adenosylmethionine:tRNA ribosyltransferase-isomerase, whose translation MEQNPKHIHISEFNYPLPDERIAKFPLSVRDQSKLLIYRHGNVSEDTFTSLPEYLTAGSLMIFNNTKVIQARLHFRKDTGALIEVFCLEPIEPNDYALNFQQTEHAAWLCMIGNLKKWKEGVLKREMEVKGKMITLTAERGECHGTSHWVDFRWDNPEVTFADILEVFGELPIPPYLNRETQESDKETYQTVYSKIKGSVAAPTAGLHFTPQVLDALRDKGIETEELTLHVGAGTFKPVKSEEIEGHEMHTEYISVSRNTLKRLIAHEGKAIAVGTTSVRTLESLYHIGVTLLNNPDAKETDLHVKQWQPYEIPAEATPILATDALQAIIRYLDRHDMETLHTSTQIIIAPGYEYRIVKAMVTNFHQPQSTLLLLVSAFVHGDWRKVYNYALEHNFRFLSYGDSSLLIP comes from the coding sequence ATGGAACAGAATCCGAAACATATCCATATCAGCGAATTCAACTATCCGCTACCGGACGAACGCATCGCCAAATTCCCGCTATCCGTGCGAGATCAGTCCAAACTATTGATTTATCGTCATGGCAACGTTTCCGAAGACACATTTACCTCACTTCCGGAATATCTTACCGCAGGCAGCCTGATGATATTCAACAATACCAAAGTTATACAGGCACGCCTGCACTTCCGCAAGGATACGGGCGCACTGATCGAGGTATTCTGCCTTGAACCGATAGAGCCCAACGACTACGCCCTCAACTTCCAGCAGACAGAGCATGCCGCCTGGCTTTGCATGATAGGCAACCTGAAGAAGTGGAAAGAAGGGGTGCTGAAACGTGAAATGGAAGTAAAAGGGAAGATGATAACCTTAACGGCCGAGCGCGGCGAATGTCATGGAACCAGCCATTGGGTGGATTTCCGCTGGGATAATCCAGAAGTGACTTTCGCCGATATCCTCGAAGTATTCGGCGAACTTCCCATACCACCCTATCTGAACCGCGAAACCCAGGAAAGCGATAAGGAAACTTACCAAACCGTATATTCCAAAATAAAAGGCTCGGTGGCCGCCCCTACGGCCGGACTGCACTTCACGCCACAAGTGCTGGATGCACTGCGCGACAAAGGCATAGAGACGGAAGAACTGACCCTCCATGTGGGAGCAGGTACATTCAAACCAGTGAAAAGTGAAGAAATTGAAGGGCACGAAATGCATACGGAATATATATCCGTTTCACGCAACACATTGAAGAGACTGATAGCCCACGAAGGTAAAGCGATTGCCGTAGGAACAACCTCAGTACGTACGTTGGAAAGCCTTTATCACATCGGGGTTACCCTGCTGAACAATCCCGACGCCAAGGAAACAGACCTGCACGTAAAGCAATGGCAGCCCTATGAAATACCAGCCGAAGCCACTCCCATCCTTGCCACGGATGCCTTGCAGGCCATCATCCGCTACCTTGACCGGCATGACATGGAAACTCTGCACACCAGCACACAGATTATCATTGCTCCGGGATATGAATACCGGATAGTAAAAGCAATGGTCACCAACTTCCACCAACCGCAAAGCACACTGCTGCTGCTTGTCTCGGCTTTCGTACACGGAGACTGGAGAAAGGTTTACAATTACGCACTTGAGCACAACTTTAGATTTTTGAGTTATGGAGATTCATCATTGCTGATACCCTGA
- a CDS encoding PNGase F N-terminal domain-containing protein yields MENKILYLFVVLLGIPGLISARKYPAVGDVNVKVFEKTNVCYRPDRWNGFNEAGADGVIRLVNGRIILKKIHIPVYKRNVRVTATVTVESNGDRWDKTGSCFVLPRESAVNLLNIAQGEKRFPAIDSTKLENLKGIIAGDDYLPTLEIMRFMTPFGVGFYSKPDNELSSTRKPVYIDHWEDNVSWTQDVTDRYSALEGDVYVGVYIDSWTAEGYLVSLELKVKESDIPEDKLRQTHVLPLVNTVPYQGQNIPDIFARKAVEVPFHLPASARNVRLKYITTGHGGHSGGDEFTQQRNLVKVDGETVLDFIPWRTDCASFRRFNPGSGVWLEKRMASFIGKEGYEMKEIEEPVASSDFSRSNWCPGTDVWPEEVNLSNLVSGSHILSISVPDAQPADGDKMNHWLISAYLVWDD; encoded by the coding sequence ATGGAAAATAAAATTTTATATCTTTTTGTTGTTCTTTTGGGTATCCCCGGACTTATTTCGGCCAGAAAGTATCCGGCGGTTGGAGATGTGAATGTCAAAGTCTTTGAGAAGACAAATGTGTGCTACAGGCCGGATCGTTGGAATGGATTTAATGAAGCCGGTGCGGACGGTGTCATAAGGCTGGTGAACGGTCGTATAATATTGAAGAAGATTCATATTCCGGTGTATAAGCGAAATGTGCGGGTAACTGCAACTGTTACGGTAGAGTCCAACGGTGATCGTTGGGACAAGACGGGCTCTTGTTTTGTACTTCCCAGGGAATCTGCTGTCAATCTGTTGAACATAGCACAAGGTGAAAAGAGGTTTCCCGCCATTGATTCTACTAAGTTAGAGAACCTGAAAGGCATCATAGCCGGCGATGACTATCTTCCTACCCTTGAAATCATGCGTTTCATGACTCCTTTCGGAGTGGGATTTTACAGTAAGCCGGACAATGAACTGAGCTCCACGCGTAAACCTGTATATATTGATCACTGGGAAGACAATGTGAGCTGGACTCAAGATGTCACCGATCGCTATTCAGCTCTTGAAGGTGATGTTTATGTGGGTGTTTACATTGATTCGTGGACGGCCGAAGGCTATCTGGTCTCACTTGAATTGAAAGTCAAGGAGTCTGACATTCCGGAAGACAAGCTACGGCAGACGCATGTATTGCCACTTGTCAATACGGTTCCCTATCAAGGACAGAATATTCCCGATATATTTGCACGTAAAGCTGTAGAAGTTCCTTTTCACCTTCCTGCTTCTGCACGGAATGTCCGTTTGAAGTATATTACTACCGGGCATGGAGGCCATAGCGGGGGTGATGAATTTACTCAACAGCGCAATTTGGTGAAGGTGGACGGTGAGACTGTACTCGATTTTATTCCTTGGCGTACGGATTGTGCCTCTTTTCGCCGCTTTAATCCGGGATCCGGTGTGTGGCTGGAAAAGAGAATGGCCTCCTTCATTGGCAAGGAAGGCTACGAGATGAAAGAGATAGAAGAACCGGTTGCTTCTTCCGATTTTTCTCGCTCCAACTGGTGTCCGGGTACGGATGTCTGGCCCGAAGAAGTGAATCTCTCCAATCTGGTGTCCGGCTCACACATCCTAAGCATTAGCGTACCCGATGCTCAGCCTGCCGATGGCGACAAGATGAATCATTGGCTGATTTCTGCTTATTTGGTTTGGGATGATTGA
- a CDS encoding DUF4827 domain-containing protein, whose product MKKLTLFFLTLVALCLGFQACNNTRTYAEMLEDEKDGINDFINKNRIKVISQSEFYEQDSTTDVSKNEYVQLASGVYMQIVDKGSANKADTVKNNDLILVRFLEYSILDKDTTLSNLNAYETVDEFKYTVSSSSIAGIFTQGYMLSSYSSSAVPAGWLIPLTYVRDRAHVKLIVPSKMGHQTAMQSVYPYFYDIQKYQIY is encoded by the coding sequence ATGAAGAAACTTACTTTATTCTTTTTGACTTTAGTTGCATTGTGCTTGGGCTTTCAAGCTTGCAACAATACCAGGACGTATGCCGAAATGCTTGAGGATGAAAAAGACGGTATCAATGACTTTATTAATAAGAATCGCATAAAGGTTATTTCGCAGTCGGAATTTTATGAGCAGGACTCTACGACCGATGTCTCTAAAAATGAATATGTACAGCTTGCCAGCGGCGTTTATATGCAGATTGTAGATAAAGGTTCTGCGAACAAGGCTGACACGGTGAAGAATAATGACTTGATTTTGGTTCGTTTCCTGGAATACAGCATTCTCGATAAAGATACTACTTTGTCAAATCTGAATGCTTATGAAACTGTAGATGAGTTTAAATATACAGTAAGCAGTTCCTCCATTGCCGGTATTTTTACCCAAGGGTATATGCTTAGCAGTTACAGCTCTTCGGCAGTACCTGCCGGATGGCTGATTCCGCTGACGTATGTTCGTGACAGAGCGCATGTTAAGCTGATTGTTCCTTCTAAAATGGGACATCAGACCGCCATGCAGTCTGTTTATCCTTATTTTTATGATATTCAGAAATATCAGATCTATTAA
- a CDS encoding NUDIX hydrolase has protein sequence MNSDNNQEMFPLVGEQGNITGAATRGECHNGSKLLHPVIHLHVFNSNGELYLQKRPLWKDIQPGKWDTSVGGHVDLGESVEMALKREAREELGITGFTPESMTHYIFESARERELVFVHKTIYDGEIHPSDELDGGRFWGIEEIKENIGKGVFTPNFEGEIEKVIK, from the coding sequence ATGAATAGTGATAACAATCAGGAAATGTTTCCCCTTGTAGGTGAACAAGGCAACATCACAGGAGCCGCCACACGCGGCGAATGCCACAATGGCAGCAAACTGCTGCATCCGGTAATCCACCTCCACGTGTTCAATTCCAACGGCGAGCTCTATCTTCAGAAACGTCCGCTTTGGAAAGACATACAGCCGGGAAAATGGGATACTTCCGTAGGCGGACATGTGGATTTGGGTGAAAGCGTGGAAATGGCGCTGAAACGTGAAGCGCGCGAAGAACTCGGTATTACCGGCTTTACACCGGAATCTATGACACACTACATCTTTGAGTCTGCCCGCGAACGGGAACTTGTCTTTGTGCACAAGACAATCTATGACGGCGAAATACATCCCAGTGACGAACTGGATGGCGGCCGCTTTTGGGGCATAGAAGAGATTAAAGAGAACATCGGCAAAGGAGTGTTTACTCCGAACTTTGAAGGGGAGATAGAGAAAGTAATCAAATAG
- a CDS encoding ComEC/Rec2 family competence protein — translation MLRLFIDYPFLRLLIPLLAGILCGDAFPRILPLWIYPPLLLSLFMLAWFSHWFRLRWLYGAGVHLFFFCLGYMLVGRQLEQTDYTFSGNPSVCKVRICEKPEVKERSILCRAVLTEEFRTDGSSLRASCDNLFLLYFSKDSIESGLRQGAELLIYTRLYPPYNNGNPDEFDYASYLRHKGVTGTAYVASGHWRVIDRDSHLTFRQRALECREKVVALYHALGFKGDVLAVLSALTVGDKEELSDDIAETYSVAGASHVLALSGLHIGLIYALFLFVFAPLWKRWAWLKPFLLLFILVFLWGFAFLTGLSSSVVRSVIMFSLLALACLQPEKPLTLNTLAATAFLMLLYNPFWLFDVGFQLSFVAVASILAVQPKLYMLWKVKNRFLRYGWGLVTVSIAAQIGTAPLVMLYFSRFSTHFLLTNLWVIPMVSLILYSSVILLVLTPLPSLQFAFSSVVGTLVHIQNEVLRWIEHLPLSSIDGIWMDACEVLLYYLLVGLIGYSLLRRTARSVLLALFFLLSLVSYHAVSVMLYAPRKSMVFYNVRGCPAVHCMAESGRSWLVCADSLPEVSRLSSALSPYWNRLHLERPQLVTGRYISDCLSMQGRMLCYVGTSVCFLHDDSWTGKTAIRPMSVDYLYISKGYAGGIKELSPLFSPRTVVLDASLSVHYQEKIISECIHLGIPYLSLSEKGSVRILL, via the coding sequence ATGCTTCGACTTTTTATCGATTATCCTTTCCTTCGGCTTTTGATACCGTTGTTAGCCGGTATCTTGTGCGGGGACGCGTTTCCCCGCATCCTTCCGTTGTGGATATATCCGCCTCTCTTATTGTCGTTGTTCATGCTTGCGTGGTTTTCTCATTGGTTTCGTTTACGATGGTTATATGGAGCAGGGGTGCATTTGTTCTTTTTCTGTTTGGGCTATATGCTTGTTGGACGGCAGTTGGAGCAGACAGATTATACTTTTTCCGGAAATCCCTCTGTCTGTAAGGTTCGTATTTGCGAAAAACCGGAAGTCAAGGAAAGAAGCATTCTTTGCCGTGCCGTATTGACGGAAGAGTTCCGGACGGATGGCAGTTCTTTGCGTGCTTCTTGCGATAATCTTTTTCTGCTTTATTTCTCCAAAGATTCAATAGAATCTGGTTTGCGGCAAGGTGCTGAGTTGTTGATATATACCCGTCTTTACCCACCTTACAATAATGGAAATCCCGATGAGTTTGATTATGCGAGTTACCTTAGGCACAAAGGTGTTACGGGTACGGCTTATGTCGCATCCGGACATTGGCGGGTGATTGATCGGGATAGCCATCTCACTTTTCGTCAAAGGGCATTGGAATGCAGGGAAAAGGTGGTTGCTCTTTATCATGCTTTAGGCTTCAAGGGAGATGTGCTGGCTGTTCTTTCGGCTTTGACGGTGGGAGACAAGGAGGAATTGAGTGATGATATCGCAGAAACTTATTCGGTGGCAGGAGCCAGTCATGTGCTGGCACTTTCCGGACTGCATATCGGGCTTATTTACGCATTGTTCCTTTTTGTGTTTGCACCCTTGTGGAAGCGTTGGGCATGGCTGAAGCCTTTTCTGCTTTTGTTCATTCTTGTTTTTTTATGGGGATTTGCTTTTCTCACGGGCTTGTCTTCGTCGGTTGTAAGGTCGGTCATCATGTTCTCGCTGTTGGCATTGGCTTGTTTGCAGCCGGAAAAGCCGTTGACTTTGAACACATTGGCGGCTACGGCTTTCCTAATGTTGCTGTATAACCCGTTTTGGTTGTTCGACGTCGGCTTTCAGTTATCTTTTGTGGCAGTGGCTTCCATTCTTGCCGTTCAACCTAAACTATATATGCTGTGGAAAGTCAAAAACCGCTTCTTGCGTTATGGGTGGGGGCTTGTCACGGTTTCCATAGCTGCCCAAATCGGCACGGCGCCATTGGTAATGCTCTACTTTTCCCGTTTTTCCACACATTTTTTGCTGACCAATCTATGGGTTATTCCCATGGTATCTTTGATCTTATATTCGTCTGTTATCCTTTTAGTCTTGACGCCTTTACCTTCTCTTCAGTTTGCCTTTTCGTCGGTAGTAGGAACATTGGTGCATATTCAGAATGAAGTGCTCCGATGGATAGAGCACCTGCCATTGTCTTCGATTGATGGTATTTGGATGGATGCATGTGAGGTTCTGCTGTACTATCTGCTTGTGGGGCTGATAGGTTACAGCCTGTTGAGGCGAACCGCCCGTTCTGTTCTTCTTGCCTTGTTTTTCTTGCTTTCCCTTGTTTCTTATCATGCGGTTTCGGTGATGCTTTATGCTCCTCGGAAAAGCATGGTTTTTTATAATGTGCGTGGCTGCCCGGCGGTTCACTGCATGGCGGAAAGCGGCAGGTCTTGGCTGGTTTGTGCCGATAGCTTGCCGGAGGTTTCCCGTTTAAGCAGCGCCCTCTCTCCATACTGGAATCGTTTGCATTTGGAAAGGCCGCAATTGGTGACCGGAAGATATATTTCCGATTGTCTTTCCATGCAAGGCCGGATGCTTTGCTATGTGGGAACGAGCGTTTGCTTCTTGCATGATGATAGCTGGACGGGCAAGACTGCCATTCGTCCCATGTCCGTGGATTATCTTTATATTTCCAAGGGATATGCAGGTGGGATAAAAGAACTTTCACCTCTGTTTTCTCCGCGGACGGTTGTGCTTGACGCTTCCCTCTCCGTTCATTATCAAGAAAAAATTATCAGTGAATGCATCCACTTGGGTATTCCTTATCTCTCTCTTTCTGAAAAAGGTTCTGTCCGCATATTGTTATAA
- a CDS encoding sulfatase family protein has translation MSCAVSVQASAKGKVKNKQVDTRPNVIFIYADDLGYGDLQCYGAKNVETPHINQLAQQGIRFTNAYATAATSTPSRYSMLTGEYAWRRPDTDVAAGDAGMIVRPEQFTIADVFKSAGYATAALGKWHLGLGDKTGQQDWNAPLSAALGDLGFDYSYIMAATADRVPCVFIENGKVANYDPSAPIEVSYVRNFPGEPTGKNNPELLYNLKPSHGHDQAIVNGISRIGFMKGGGKALWKDENIADSITVHAIDFIKKHNDEPFFMYFATNDVHVPRFPHDRFRGKNPMGLRGDAIVQFDWSVGQILDVLEKMGLRENTLIVLSSDNGPVVDDGYQDKAEELLNGHSPAGHLRGGKYSAYEGGTRVPVIVSWPKRIKEEGRESDVVLSQIDWLASMAALSGIQLPKNSAPDSFNRLGNLLGEDDTDRPWVIEQSQNKTLSVRTKDWKYIEPSDGPKMIQWGPKIETGYRPEPQLFDMKQGLEEENVAAKYPEKTFELQQILRKVRNKSITLTPTTHAHGK, from the coding sequence ATGTCTTGTGCGGTTTCCGTGCAGGCTTCAGCCAAGGGAAAAGTGAAGAATAAGCAAGTTGATACAAGACCTAATGTTATCTTTATTTATGCCGATGACTTGGGGTATGGAGATTTGCAATGTTATGGTGCAAAGAATGTGGAGACTCCTCACATAAACCAATTGGCACAACAAGGTATTCGGTTTACCAACGCTTATGCCACGGCCGCTACAAGCACTCCGTCGCGCTATTCCATGCTGACGGGTGAATATGCTTGGCGGAGACCTGACACAGATGTTGCCGCTGGTGATGCAGGCATGATTGTTCGACCAGAGCAGTTCACTATAGCAGATGTGTTCAAGAGTGCCGGATATGCTACTGCTGCTCTTGGTAAGTGGCATTTGGGCTTGGGTGACAAAACCGGGCAGCAGGACTGGAATGCCCCGCTTTCTGCTGCTTTGGGAGATCTGGGCTTTGATTATTCCTATATCATGGCAGCTACGGCCGATCGTGTGCCGTGTGTATTTATAGAGAATGGTAAAGTCGCTAATTACGATCCTTCCGCGCCTATCGAAGTGAGCTATGTGCGCAATTTTCCCGGTGAACCTACGGGCAAGAATAATCCGGAATTACTTTATAACCTGAAACCAAGTCATGGACACGATCAGGCCATTGTAAACGGCATCAGCCGTATCGGTTTTATGAAAGGTGGGGGAAAGGCGCTTTGGAAAGATGAAAACATTGCCGATTCTATTACCGTACATGCCATTGATTTCATCAAGAAGCATAATGATGAACCTTTTTTTATGTATTTTGCTACCAATGATGTGCATGTTCCCCGCTTCCCGCATGACCGTTTTCGCGGAAAGAATCCGATGGGGCTCCGCGGTGATGCTATTGTGCAGTTCGACTGGAGTGTAGGGCAAATATTGGATGTGCTTGAGAAGATGGGATTGCGTGAGAATACACTGATCGTACTTTCGAGTGACAATGGTCCTGTGGTGGATGACGGTTATCAGGATAAGGCGGAAGAATTGCTGAACGGACACAGTCCGGCAGGACATCTGCGTGGAGGCAAATATAGCGCTTATGAAGGTGGAACACGTGTGCCCGTCATCGTCAGTTGGCCGAAGCGCATCAAGGAAGAGGGAAGAGAATCGGACGTGGTGCTTTCACAAATAGACTGGCTGGCCTCCATGGCTGCACTATCAGGCATTCAGCTTCCCAAGAATAGCGCTCCCGACAGCTTCAACCGTTTGGGAAACCTTTTGGGAGAAGACGATACGGATCGGCCTTGGGTTATCGAACAGTCACAGAACAAGACTCTGTCTGTCCGCACTAAAGACTGGAAATACATCGAACCGAGTGATGGACCGAAAATGATTCAGTGGGGGCCGAAGATTGAAACAGGCTATCGTCCCGAACCGCAGCTCTTTGACATGAAACAAGGGTTAGAGGAGGAAAATGTGGCTGCTAAATATCCGGAAAAGACATTTGAACTTCAGCAGATTCTGCGTAAGGTGCGTAATAAAAGCATAACTTTGACTCCAACGACGCATGCTCATGGAAAATAA
- the glmM gene encoding phosphoglucosamine mutase, with the protein MTLIKSISGIRGTIGGGAGEGLNPLDIVKFTSAYATLIRKTCTVKNNKIVVGRDARISGEMVKNVVVGTLMGMGWDVVDIDLASTPTTELAVTMEGASGGIILTASHNPKQWNALKLLNEKGEFLNAAEGQEVLRIAAAEEFDFADVDHLGSYRKDLTYNQKHIESVLALDLVDVEAIRKANFRVAIDCVNSVGGIILPELFRQLGVQHVEKLYCEPTGDFQHNPEPLEKNLGDIMNLMKGGKADVAFVVDPDVDRLAMICEDGKMYGEEYTLVTVADYVLKHTPGNTVSNLSSTRALRDVTRKYGQEYSASAVGEVNVTTKMKEVGAVIGGEGNGGVIYPASHYGRDALVGIALFLSHLAHEGKKVSELRASYPAYFMAKNRVDLTPETDVDAILAKVKDLYKNEEINDIDGVKIDFPDKWVHLRKSNTEPIIRVYSEAATPEAAEEIGQQIMRVIEDLAK; encoded by the coding sequence ATGACTCTAATCAAATCTATCTCTGGCATTCGCGGTACTATTGGCGGAGGTGCAGGCGAGGGCTTGAATCCGCTTGACATCGTGAAGTTCACATCTGCTTATGCTACATTAATCCGCAAGACGTGTACTGTAAAAAATAATAAAATTGTAGTAGGCCGTGATGCCCGTATCTCCGGCGAAATGGTCAAGAATGTAGTGGTAGGAACCCTTATGGGAATGGGCTGGGATGTAGTTGATATTGATCTGGCTTCTACGCCTACCACCGAACTGGCAGTGACAATGGAAGGCGCCAGTGGAGGTATCATTCTGACGGCTTCACACAACCCCAAACAATGGAATGCTCTGAAGCTTCTGAACGAGAAAGGCGAATTCCTTAATGCCGCCGAGGGGCAGGAAGTGCTTCGGATTGCTGCCGCCGAGGAGTTTGACTTTGCCGATGTTGATCATCTCGGTTCTTATCGCAAGGATTTGACTTACAACCAGAAACATATAGAAAGTGTATTGGCGCTCGACCTTGTAGATGTGGAAGCCATCAGGAAAGCGAACTTCCGTGTTGCCATAGATTGTGTGAATTCTGTGGGTGGTATCATTCTGCCCGAATTGTTCAGACAATTAGGTGTCCAGCACGTAGAGAAGCTTTATTGTGAGCCCACAGGTGATTTCCAACATAATCCTGAACCTTTGGAAAAGAATCTGGGGGACATCATGAACTTGATGAAAGGTGGCAAGGCAGATGTGGCATTTGTGGTTGACCCCGATGTGGACCGCTTGGCCATGATCTGTGAAGACGGCAAGATGTATGGCGAGGAATATACTTTGGTGACTGTTGCCGACTATGTTTTGAAGCATACTCCGGGTAATACGGTTTCTAATCTGAGCTCTACCCGTGCGCTGCGTGATGTGACGCGCAAATACGGTCAGGAATATTCTGCTTCTGCCGTAGGCGAAGTGAATGTGACTACGAAGATGAAAGAAGTGGGTGCTGTGATTGGCGGTGAAGGAAACGGTGGAGTAATCTATCCTGCCAGCCATTACGGACGTGATGCTCTTGTAGGCATTGCTTTGTTCCTGAGCCATTTGGCACACGAGGGCAAGAAGGTGAGTGAACTGCGTGCCTCTTATCCTGCATACTTCATGGCTAAGAACCGTGTAGATCTGACTCCTGAAACGGATGTGGATGCTATCCTTGCCAAAGTGAAAGACCTTTATAAGAATGAAGAAATCAATGACATCGACGGTGTGAAAATAGACTTCCCGGACAAATGGGTACACCTGCGTAAGAGCAATACTGAACCGATTATACGTGTTTATAGTGAGGCTGCCACACCGGAAGCGGCAGAAGAAATCGGACAGCAGATTATGAGAGTGATTGAAGATCTGGCAAAATAA
- a CDS encoding DHH family phosphoesterase has protein sequence MLTKVIEQSKIEHFAKWLERAEKIVIVSHVGPDGDAIGSSLGLWHFLNSQDKTANVIVPNAFPDFLKWMPGSKDVLLYDRYKEFADQLIAEADVICCLDFNAIHRIDAMGDAVLASPARKILIDHHLHPEEFCKIIISHPEISSTSELVFRLICRMGYFGDISKEGAECIYTGMMTDTGGFTYNSNNREIYFIISELLSKGIDKDDIYRKVYNTYSESRLRLMGHVLSQMKVYPDHHAALISLTKKEQGQFDYIRGDSEGFVNIPLSIKGVIFSCFLREDTEKPMIKISLRSVGTFPCNRLAAEFFNGGGHLNASGGEFYGTMEEARKVFEQALEKYRPLLNAKG, from the coding sequence ATGTTGACTAAAGTAATAGAGCAATCTAAGATAGAACACTTTGCGAAGTGGCTCGAACGTGCGGAGAAAATAGTAATTGTGTCTCATGTCGGTCCGGATGGCGATGCTATCGGTTCCTCTTTGGGGCTGTGGCATTTTCTCAATTCTCAGGATAAGACGGCAAATGTAATCGTGCCGAATGCTTTCCCTGATTTCCTGAAATGGATGCCGGGTAGTAAGGACGTACTTTTATATGACCGCTATAAGGAGTTTGCCGATCAACTGATTGCAGAAGCGGATGTTATCTGCTGCCTGGATTTCAACGCCATTCACCGCATCGATGCGATGGGAGATGCCGTGCTTGCTTCTCCGGCAAGAAAGATTCTGATAGACCATCACTTGCATCCTGAAGAATTTTGTAAGATTATCATCTCTCATCCCGAAATATCATCTACTTCGGAGTTGGTATTTCGGCTGATCTGCCGCATGGGCTATTTCGGCGACATCAGTAAGGAAGGCGCTGAATGCATCTATACCGGTATGATGACCGATACGGGTGGCTTTACCTATAATTCGAATAATCGTGAAATTTATTTTATCATCAGCGAGTTGCTTTCAAAAGGGATTGACAAAGATGATATTTACCGTAAAGTCTATAATACTTATTCCGAAAGCCGTCTTCGTTTGATGGGACATGTGCTGTCACAGATGAAAGTTTATCCCGACCACCATGCTGCCCTTATCTCCCTGACCAAGAAAGAGCAGGGACAGTTCGACTATATCCGTGGAGACAGCGAGGGCTTTGTGAATATACCTTTGAGCATAAAAGGGGTGATCTTCTCTTGTTTCTTGCGTGAGGATACGGAGAAACCTATGATTAAGATTTCTTTACGCTCCGTGGGTACATTCCCTTGCAACCGCTTGGCTGCCGAATTCTTTAATGGCGGCGGGCATCTGAATGCTTCCGGCGGAGAGTTCTATGGAACGATGGAAGAAGCCCGGAAGGTTTTTGAGCAGGCATTGGAAAAGTACAGACCATTGCTTAATGCCAAAGGATAA